From the genome of Rathayibacter sp. VKM Ac-2759, one region includes:
- a CDS encoding trypsin-like peptidase domain-containing protein, whose amino-acid sequence MTESHEGPRQPEDPTTPSESGDREGASSSTTGPTEPIRETTAPQPPYTPNSEAGNQARPEQPSPRYGQYAPAAAQYAPPAPHTVHSSEEPPSTSAFGPGGEQPPAGAAPTATRRRAGVSVVAALAIGAVVGGVAGAGVFGLWSASNGSATRVVSSGGSQTITVNNAEDATTATAVAAKATPSVVTISVSGGSSAGTGSGIVLSDDGYVLTNTHVVTLDGAISDAAVTVTTSDGRIFSATVVGTDPTLDLAVIKLTDASDLTPITFADSTKINVGDTAVAIGAPLGLSGTVTDGIVSALNRSIQVASSAAPDDSGDSSSGSTDSPFNFDIPGQTPQTQATSTISLPVIQTDAAINPGNSGGALLDSDGELIGVNVAIASAGQSSSSSEQSGNIGVGFAIPSAIAERVAKEIIANGSATHGLLGASVTDSTAGVLGASIQEVTSGGAAQAAGLAKGDIVTEVSGTPITSASDLTAQVRAQAAGADVQLTYVRGGQSYEVDVTLGTMATS is encoded by the coding sequence ATGACCGAGAGTCACGAGGGTCCTCGTCAGCCGGAGGATCCCACCACGCCGTCAGAGTCCGGCGACCGCGAGGGAGCGTCCTCGTCGACGACCGGGCCCACCGAGCCGATCCGCGAGACCACCGCCCCGCAGCCTCCCTACACTCCGAACTCCGAGGCCGGCAACCAGGCCCGACCCGAGCAGCCCTCGCCCCGCTACGGCCAGTACGCTCCGGCCGCCGCCCAGTACGCACCGCCCGCGCCGCACACCGTGCACAGCTCCGAGGAGCCGCCGAGCACGAGCGCCTTCGGCCCCGGCGGTGAGCAGCCGCCCGCGGGCGCGGCACCGACGGCGACCCGCCGCCGCGCCGGCGTCAGCGTCGTCGCGGCCCTCGCGATCGGCGCGGTCGTCGGCGGAGTCGCCGGCGCCGGCGTGTTCGGCCTCTGGTCGGCCTCGAACGGCTCGGCGACCCGCGTCGTCTCCTCCGGGGGCTCGCAGACGATCACCGTCAACAACGCCGAAGACGCGACGACCGCGACCGCGGTGGCGGCCAAGGCCACTCCGAGCGTCGTGACCATCTCGGTCAGCGGCGGCTCCTCCGCCGGCACCGGCTCGGGCATCGTCCTCTCGGACGACGGCTACGTGCTCACCAACACGCACGTCGTCACCCTCGACGGAGCGATCTCGGACGCCGCCGTCACGGTCACGACCAGCGACGGCCGGATCTTCTCGGCGACCGTCGTCGGCACCGACCCGACCCTCGACCTCGCGGTCATCAAGCTGACCGACGCGAGCGATCTCACCCCGATCACCTTCGCCGACTCGACGAAGATCAACGTCGGCGACACCGCCGTCGCGATCGGCGCCCCGCTCGGTCTCTCGGGCACGGTCACCGACGGCATCGTGAGCGCGCTCAACCGCAGCATCCAGGTCGCCTCCTCGGCGGCCCCCGACGACTCCGGCGACAGCTCGAGCGGCAGCACCGACAGCCCGTTCAACTTCGACATCCCGGGTCAGACCCCGCAGACGCAGGCCACGAGCACGATCTCGCTGCCGGTCATCCAGACCGACGCGGCGATCAACCCCGGCAACTCCGGCGGTGCCCTGCTCGACAGCGACGGCGAGCTCATCGGCGTCAACGTGGCGATCGCCAGCGCCGGGCAGTCGTCGAGCTCGAGCGAGCAGTCGGGCAACATCGGAGTCGGCTTCGCGATCCCCAGCGCGATCGCCGAGCGCGTCGCGAAGGAGATCATCGCGAACGGATCCGCCACGCACGGCCTCCTCGGCGCGAGCGTCACCGACTCCACGGCCGGCGTCCTCGGCGCCTCGATCCAGGAGGTCACCAGCGGGGGAGCGGCGCAGGCCGCCGGTCTCGCCAAGGGCGACATCGTGACGGAGGTGTCGGGCACGCCCATCACGAGCGCCTCCGACCTCACCGCCCAGGTGCGCGCGCAGGCCGCGGGTGCCGACGTCCAGCTCACCTACGTCCGGGGCGGCCAGAGCTACGAGGTCGACGTCACGCTGGGCACGATGGCCACCAGCTGA
- a CDS encoding glycosyltransferase family 2 protein, protein MQPETPTDDLSDLPGVSYVMPVLNEVTHVRAAVDSLLAQDYSGPFDIVLAVAPSIDGTEELVAQLSAADPRIRVVPNAVGSTPAGLNAAIRASRHPVVVRVDAHSVLPSDYAREAVAALQRSGADNVGGVMAAEGLTPFQRAVARAYGSRIGLGGTPHHVGGQEGPAETVYLGVFRRAALERAGLFDERFKRGQDWELNRRIRELGGVVWFTPRLTVTYRPRPSMRALLRQFLSTGMWRGELTRLFPASRSLRYFAPPVLVALLALGLLAGLGGVVQALVGAAPWLLLGLAVPVGYLLLVALATVVVARPDGIRAMLWFAVVIPSIHVAWGTGFVLGFAGLTSNISAHRHQPRADPARGA, encoded by the coding sequence ATGCAGCCCGAGACACCGACGGACGACCTCTCCGATCTGCCCGGCGTCTCCTACGTCATGCCGGTGCTGAACGAGGTCACCCACGTGAGGGCGGCGGTCGACTCCCTGCTCGCGCAGGACTACTCCGGACCCTTCGACATCGTGCTCGCGGTCGCCCCCAGCATCGACGGCACCGAGGAGCTCGTCGCCCAGCTGAGCGCGGCCGACCCGCGGATCCGCGTTGTGCCGAACGCCGTCGGCTCGACTCCCGCGGGGCTCAACGCCGCCATCCGCGCGTCGCGACACCCGGTCGTCGTGCGCGTCGACGCGCACTCGGTCCTGCCCTCCGACTACGCCCGCGAGGCCGTCGCCGCGCTGCAGCGCTCCGGGGCCGACAACGTCGGCGGGGTGATGGCGGCGGAGGGTCTCACCCCGTTCCAGCGCGCCGTCGCCCGGGCCTACGGCTCGCGCATCGGCCTGGGCGGCACGCCGCACCACGTCGGCGGTCAGGAGGGGCCGGCCGAGACGGTCTACCTCGGCGTCTTCCGCCGCGCCGCGCTCGAGCGCGCGGGCCTCTTCGACGAGCGCTTCAAGCGCGGGCAGGACTGGGAGCTCAACCGCCGGATCCGCGAGCTCGGCGGCGTCGTGTGGTTCACTCCGCGCCTCACGGTGACCTACCGCCCGCGCCCGTCGATGCGCGCGCTGCTGCGGCAGTTCCTCTCGACCGGGATGTGGCGGGGCGAGCTGACGCGGCTGTTCCCGGCCTCGCGCTCGCTGCGCTACTTCGCGCCGCCGGTGCTCGTCGCCCTGCTCGCGCTGGGGCTCCTCGCGGGGCTCGGCGGAGTCGTCCAGGCTCTCGTGGGAGCCGCTCCCTGGCTGCTGCTCGGCCTCGCGGTCCCCGTCGGCTACCTCCTGCTGGTCGCGCTCGCCACCGTCGTCGTCGCGCGTCCCGACGGGATCCGCGCCATGCTGTGGTTCGCCGTCGTCATCCCGTCGATCCACGTCGCCTGGGGCACCGGCTTCGTGCTCGGCTTCGCCGGGCTGACGAGCAACATCTCCGCCCACCGCCACCAGCCGCGGGCCGACCCAGCGAGGGGCGCATGA
- a CDS encoding CDP-alcohol phosphatidyltransferase family protein — protein sequence MSQTTRPRSIAELRAVAQPPEVRGRRNAEHWTASLYLRRFSPYLTWLLLRTSISANGVTGLMILVGWSAAAALLIPGIAGAALALLLGQLQMLVDCCDGEVARWRRTSSPAGVFLDKVGHYTTEALIPIALGLRAAGLPFDAPADYLWTTIGLALALVIVLNKALNDMVHVARANAGLTRLADTKGEAVPSSSGLARLRRAARFLPFHRLYHSVELTMLAFAAALVGLVVGASTADRVLVSALLPLAFLALIGHFVAIMASKRVRS from the coding sequence ATGAGCCAGACCACGAGACCGCGATCGATCGCCGAGCTCCGGGCGGTGGCGCAGCCGCCGGAGGTGAGGGGCCGCCGCAACGCGGAGCACTGGACCGCCTCGCTCTACCTGCGGCGCTTCTCGCCCTACCTCACCTGGCTCCTCCTGCGCACGTCGATCTCGGCGAACGGCGTGACCGGCCTGATGATCCTGGTCGGCTGGAGCGCCGCCGCGGCGCTGCTGATCCCGGGCATCGCCGGGGCCGCCCTGGCGCTCCTGCTCGGCCAGCTGCAGATGCTGGTCGACTGCTGCGACGGCGAGGTCGCGCGCTGGCGCCGCACCTCGTCGCCCGCCGGCGTGTTCCTCGACAAGGTCGGGCACTACACGACGGAGGCGCTCATCCCGATCGCGCTCGGGCTGCGCGCGGCGGGTCTCCCGTTCGACGCCCCCGCCGACTACCTCTGGACGACCATCGGGCTCGCGCTCGCGCTGGTCATCGTCCTCAACAAGGCCCTCAACGACATGGTGCACGTGGCCCGCGCCAACGCGGGGCTCACCAGGTTGGCCGACACGAAGGGCGAGGCGGTGCCGTCCTCCTCCGGGCTCGCGCGCCTGCGCCGCGCCGCGCGCTTCCTGCCGTTCCACCGCCTCTACCACTCGGTCGAGCTGACCATGCTCGCCTTCGCGGCGGCGCTCGTCGGGCTGGTCGTCGGCGCCTCCACGGCCGACCGCGTCCTCGTCTCGGCGCTGCTGCCGCTCGCCTTCCTCGCCCTGATCGGGCACTTCGTCGCGATCATGGCGTCCAAGCGTGTCCGCTCCTGA
- a CDS encoding glycosyltransferase produces MSAPEPRVGVVVLTQGTRPDDLAAGLASVLAQRGVVLDVVCVGNGWEPTGLPEGVRALALPENLGIPAGRNAGVPAVAGEYLFFLDDDARVPSPGFLADAVALLRSPRRIGLVQPRVDSTDGTPAPRRWIPRIRKGDARRSGPVFSVWEGAVVLRRDVFEQTGGWAAPFFYAHEGIELAWRVWDTGRTTWYAGELAAEHPVIQQTRHADYYRLNARNRVWLARRNLPGPLALAYVASWTAIQCLRWARDPAALGAWFAGWREGWRSDPGERRVLSWRTVLRMAFAGRPPIV; encoded by the coding sequence GTGTCCGCTCCTGAGCCCCGCGTCGGAGTCGTCGTCCTGACCCAGGGGACGCGGCCGGACGACCTCGCGGCGGGGCTCGCGAGCGTCCTCGCCCAGCGCGGTGTCGTGCTCGACGTCGTCTGCGTCGGCAACGGCTGGGAGCCCACCGGGCTGCCCGAGGGCGTCCGCGCGCTCGCCCTGCCCGAGAACCTCGGGATCCCGGCGGGGCGCAACGCCGGAGTCCCGGCCGTGGCGGGCGAGTACCTCTTCTTCCTCGACGACGACGCGCGCGTGCCGTCGCCGGGCTTCCTCGCCGACGCCGTCGCGCTCCTGCGCTCCCCGCGCCGGATCGGGCTCGTGCAGCCGCGGGTCGACAGCACCGACGGCACTCCCGCGCCCCGACGCTGGATCCCGCGGATCCGGAAGGGCGACGCTCGTCGGTCCGGTCCCGTGTTCTCGGTCTGGGAGGGGGCGGTGGTGCTCCGCCGCGACGTCTTCGAGCAGACCGGCGGCTGGGCCGCTCCCTTCTTCTACGCGCACGAGGGCATCGAGCTCGCCTGGCGGGTCTGGGACACCGGGCGCACCACCTGGTACGCGGGCGAGCTGGCGGCGGAGCACCCCGTGATCCAGCAGACCCGGCACGCCGACTACTACCGGCTCAATGCGCGCAACCGCGTCTGGCTCGCCCGGCGGAACCTGCCCGGCCCCCTCGCCCTCGCCTACGTCGCCTCCTGGACCGCGATCCAGTGCCTCCGCTGGGCGCGCGACCCCGCCGCCCTCGGCGCGTGGTTCGCCGGCTGGCGGGAGGGATGGCGGTCCGATCCCGGCGAGCGGCGCGTCCTGTCGTGGCGCACGGTGCTCCGCATGGCGTTCGCCGGGCGTCCCCCGATCGTCTAG
- a CDS encoding amylosucrase, producing the protein MRGRVDESGGAATDPEFQARLDAHLPRLVELLSEVYAGREDLADQLVALVELAATSWEERPDDLRALDRARQQHPDWYLSNKALGGVCYVDRYAGDLEGLRAQIPYFREIGLNYLHLMPIFDAPEGESDGGYAVSSYRRVRPDLGDMDGLRRLAAELREQGIALVVDFVFNHTSNEHEWARRALAGEERFEDYYWIYPDREQPDAFERTTREIFPDDHPGSFVQLEDGRWVWATFHRYQWDLNYSNPEVFRAMAGEMLFLANQGVDALRMDAVAFIWKKLGTTSESQPEAHLLLRAFNEVCRLAAPSLLFKSEAIVHPDEVVEYIDLEECQISYNPLQMALTWEALATRDVRLLSQALERRHALPEGTAWVNYVRGHDDIGWTFADEDAAELGIDAAGHRRFLNDFYTDRFEGTFARGVPFQENPRTGDRRVSGTTASLAGVEAGDAYGIDRVLLAHSIALSTGGLPLIYLGDEVGQLNDYSYVDDPSTAGDSRWVNRPRRPAERYAERETPGTDAGEIFGGLLHLIAIRKAVPLFAGTELTVFDAVNRHVLGYQRPGEGESLLVLANVSDDVQEIDPERFAGFDAWALDLVTEITVDLREGFRLAPLQFVWLRVTPA; encoded by the coding sequence GTGCGGGGCCGGGTCGACGAGTCCGGCGGCGCCGCGACCGACCCGGAGTTCCAGGCCCGTCTCGACGCGCACCTCCCGAGGCTCGTCGAGCTCCTGTCGGAGGTCTACGCCGGTCGCGAGGACCTCGCCGACCAGCTCGTCGCCCTGGTCGAGCTCGCCGCGACCTCGTGGGAGGAGCGCCCCGACGACCTGCGGGCGCTCGACCGCGCCCGGCAGCAGCACCCCGACTGGTACCTCTCGAACAAGGCGCTCGGCGGCGTCTGCTACGTCGACCGCTACGCCGGCGACCTCGAGGGGCTGCGCGCCCAGATCCCGTACTTCCGCGAGATCGGGCTCAACTACCTCCATCTGATGCCGATCTTCGACGCCCCCGAGGGGGAATCGGACGGCGGCTACGCGGTGTCGAGCTACCGGCGCGTGCGCCCCGACCTCGGCGACATGGACGGCCTCCGCCGCCTCGCCGCCGAGCTCCGCGAGCAGGGCATCGCCCTCGTCGTCGACTTCGTCTTCAACCACACCTCGAACGAGCACGAGTGGGCCCGGCGGGCGCTCGCGGGCGAGGAGCGCTTCGAGGACTACTACTGGATCTACCCCGACCGCGAGCAGCCGGACGCCTTCGAGCGCACGACCCGCGAGATCTTCCCCGACGACCACCCCGGTTCGTTCGTGCAGCTCGAGGACGGCCGCTGGGTCTGGGCCACCTTCCACCGCTACCAGTGGGACCTGAACTACTCCAACCCCGAGGTCTTCCGCGCCATGGCGGGCGAGATGCTCTTCCTCGCCAACCAGGGCGTCGACGCGCTCCGGATGGACGCGGTCGCCTTCATCTGGAAGAAGCTCGGCACCACCTCCGAGTCGCAGCCCGAGGCGCACCTGCTGCTCCGCGCGTTCAACGAGGTCTGCCGGCTCGCGGCCCCGTCGCTGCTGTTCAAGTCGGAGGCCATCGTGCACCCCGACGAGGTCGTCGAGTACATCGACCTCGAGGAGTGCCAGATCTCGTACAACCCGCTGCAGATGGCGCTGACGTGGGAGGCGCTCGCGACCCGCGACGTCCGCCTCCTCTCGCAGGCCCTCGAGCGCCGGCACGCGCTGCCGGAGGGGACGGCCTGGGTCAACTACGTGCGCGGGCACGACGACATCGGCTGGACCTTCGCCGATGAGGACGCGGCCGAGCTCGGCATCGACGCCGCGGGCCACCGCCGCTTCCTCAACGACTTCTACACCGACCGCTTCGAGGGCACCTTCGCCCGCGGTGTGCCGTTCCAGGAGAATCCGCGCACCGGGGACCGCCGCGTCTCGGGGACGACGGCCTCGCTCGCCGGAGTGGAGGCGGGCGACGCCTACGGGATCGACCGCGTCCTCCTCGCGCACTCGATCGCGCTCAGCACCGGCGGACTGCCGCTGATCTACCTCGGCGACGAGGTGGGGCAGCTGAACGACTACAGCTACGTCGACGACCCGTCGACCGCGGGCGACTCCCGCTGGGTGAACCGGCCGCGCCGTCCCGCCGAGCGCTACGCCGAGCGCGAGACCCCGGGCACCGACGCCGGGGAGATCTTCGGCGGGCTCCTGCACCTCATCGCGATCCGGAAGGCCGTGCCGCTGTTCGCCGGCACCGAGCTGACGGTGTTCGACGCGGTCAACCGCCACGTGCTCGGCTACCAGCGACCGGGCGAGGGCGAGTCGCTGCTCGTGCTGGCGAACGTCTCCGACGACGTGCAGGAGATCGATCCGGAGCGCTTCGCCGGGTTCGACGCCTGGGCGCTCGACCTGGTCACCGAGATCACGGTCGACCTGCGCGAGGGCTTCCGGCTGGCGCCGCTCCAGTTCGTCTGGCTCCGGGTGACGCCCGCCTGA
- a CDS encoding AI-2E family transporter, with protein sequence MITPRAFARSRRRGTAATPPPVEPDIVVSTDPDKPVFTIRSFRIGLFGGLGVLVALVLGGLVVELGTVLTYIFVAMFFALGLDPLVSWLESKRIPRPLAITMVFAAVVLIFAGLLLYIIPILVEQLTLFVTSAPRIVTDIASQPWVLDLEQQLRGVVDVDELISSVQSFIGDPNNLLSLGGGLLAVGTGIASGVTGSIIVLILTLYFLASLRSMKSVAYRFAPASHRSKAHEVGDEITGAVGRYVVGQVSLAAVNGILTFILLLIIGGPVPALLACVAFLGSLIPLVGTISGAVIISLACLLASPVTALVAAIYYLVYMQVEAYVLSPRIMNRAVSVPGAVVVIAAVAGGTIAGVLGALVAIPVAASVIIVVQKVVFPRQDAK encoded by the coding sequence ATGATCACCCCGCGCGCCTTCGCCCGCTCCCGCCGGCGCGGGACGGCGGCCACACCGCCGCCCGTCGAGCCCGACATCGTGGTGTCGACCGACCCGGACAAGCCGGTCTTCACGATCCGCTCGTTCCGCATCGGCCTCTTCGGCGGTCTCGGCGTACTCGTCGCACTGGTGCTCGGCGGCCTCGTCGTCGAGCTCGGAACGGTCCTGACCTACATCTTCGTCGCGATGTTCTTCGCGCTCGGCCTCGACCCTCTGGTGTCCTGGCTCGAGAGCAAGAGGATCCCGCGTCCGCTCGCGATCACGATGGTCTTCGCCGCGGTGGTCCTGATCTTCGCGGGGCTCCTGCTCTACATCATCCCGATCCTCGTCGAGCAGCTGACCCTGTTCGTCACCAGCGCTCCCCGCATCGTGACCGACATCGCCTCGCAGCCGTGGGTGCTCGATCTCGAGCAGCAGCTGCGCGGCGTCGTCGACGTCGACGAGCTGATCAGCAGCGTGCAGAGCTTCATCGGCGACCCCAACAACCTGCTCTCGCTCGGCGGCGGACTCCTCGCGGTGGGGACCGGCATCGCCAGCGGCGTCACCGGATCGATCATCGTGCTCATCCTGACGCTGTACTTCCTCGCGTCGCTGCGCTCGATGAAGTCGGTCGCGTACCGCTTCGCCCCCGCCTCGCACCGCTCCAAGGCGCACGAGGTCGGCGACGAGATCACCGGAGCCGTCGGGCGCTACGTCGTCGGGCAGGTGTCGCTGGCCGCGGTGAACGGCATCCTGACCTTCATCCTGCTGCTGATCATCGGCGGACCGGTCCCCGCGCTCCTGGCCTGCGTCGCGTTCCTCGGCTCGCTGATCCCGCTGGTCGGCACCATCTCGGGCGCCGTGATCATCTCGCTCGCCTGCCTCCTGGCCTCGCCGGTCACCGCCCTGGTCGCCGCGATCTACTACCTCGTCTACATGCAGGTCGAGGCGTACGTCCTGAGCCCGCGGATCATGAACCGCGCCGTCTCGGTGCCCGGTGCCGTCGTGGTCATCGCCGCCGTCGCGGGCGGCACGATCGCCGGTGTGCTCGGGGCGCTCGTCGCGATCCCGGTCGCCGCCTCGGTCATCATCGTCGTGCAGAAGGTCGTCTTCCCGCGTCAGGACGCGAAGTAG
- a CDS encoding pyridoxamine 5'-phosphate oxidase family protein, whose amino-acid sequence MTTLPATDRTRVTRLRDRQVTDRGALDAILDEALLAHVAVVRDGVVIVLPILFARDGDRLLLHGSSGGGLLRAAAQGAPLTVSVTLVDGLVVARSTFDSSMNYRSAMILGTARTVEGAEKARALELLSARLLPGREREVRPSTPREIAATLVLQLPLEEASVKVRAAGPSDDDAQTDGVWAGVVPVVTRTLAPVAAPGSDAHVPPSVAAFIEAVDSAAPAFR is encoded by the coding sequence ATGACCACTCTCCCCGCCACTGACCGCACCCGTGTCACCCGCCTCCGTGACCGCCAGGTCACCGACCGGGGTGCGCTCGACGCGATCCTCGACGAGGCCCTCCTCGCGCACGTCGCCGTCGTGCGCGACGGCGTCGTGATCGTGCTGCCGATCCTCTTCGCCCGCGACGGCGACCGGCTCCTCCTGCACGGCTCGAGCGGGGGCGGGCTCCTGCGGGCGGCGGCCCAGGGCGCGCCGCTCACCGTCTCGGTGACGCTGGTCGACGGACTCGTCGTGGCCCGGTCGACCTTCGACAGCTCGATGAACTACCGCTCCGCCATGATCCTCGGCACCGCCCGGACGGTCGAGGGGGCGGAGAAGGCGAGAGCGCTCGAGCTGCTCTCCGCGCGCCTGCTCCCCGGTCGCGAGCGCGAGGTGCGCCCGAGCACACCGCGCGAGATCGCGGCGACCCTCGTCCTGCAGCTCCCGCTCGAGGAGGCGAGCGTCAAGGTGCGCGCGGCCGGGCCGTCCGACGACGACGCCCAGACCGACGGGGTCTGGGCCGGGGTCGTCCCGGTCGTCACCCGCACCCTCGCGCCGGTCGCCGCGCCGGGGTCCGACGCGCACGTGCCGCCGTCGGTGGCCGCCTTCATCGAGGCGGTCGACTCGGCGGCACCCGCGTTCCGGTAG
- a CDS encoding PLP-dependent aminotransferase family protein, with protein sequence MASGDLERPLLHEPAARGRVRATLAEALRAAVLDGRYRAGDPLPSSRVLAEQLGVSRGSVVAAVDQLVGEGYLVARPRAGVSVATDGIVVPAPAPPAAAEARPASTADPRLDLRPGRPDTRGLDTPEWRAAWRPALAAPPSALPVATGDPGLREQIADQLRRSRGLAVHAADVVVTSGTADAVALLVRAASGALGRAVRVAVEDPGYPAVRRRLRAEGHEVVGIAVAGDGIDLAALDAVRADVVVVTPSHQYPTGGRLGLADRLELVRRSAAGRMLVIEDDYDSEFRYVGAPLPALASLDTAGGVAHVGSFSKTVSPWLRVAYLALPASSWLRPALAELDAERDASVSGPTQEALAAFMADGAFRRHLTRSRRRYAHRRELVRRFAEGIDWGSASGLDGGLHVVLSVPLPAGEVAAALLEEGLRVATLHEYALSGRAEEEALVLGYGGASDLELAEALGVLDRTVRRLTGSAGSPGVRGIPGG encoded by the coding sequence ATGGCATCGGGTGATCTGGAGCGTCCGCTGCTGCACGAGCCGGCGGCGCGCGGCCGGGTGCGGGCGACGCTCGCCGAGGCGCTGCGCGCGGCGGTCCTCGACGGGCGGTACCGAGCGGGCGACCCCCTCCCGTCGAGCCGCGTCCTCGCCGAGCAGCTCGGCGTCTCGCGCGGCAGTGTCGTCGCCGCCGTGGACCAGCTCGTGGGGGAGGGGTACCTCGTCGCCCGGCCCCGTGCCGGGGTGTCGGTCGCGACGGACGGCATCGTCGTCCCCGCCCCGGCGCCGCCGGCGGCAGCGGAGGCGCGGCCCGCGTCGACCGCCGATCCGCGGCTCGATCTGCGGCCGGGCCGCCCCGACACCCGCGGCCTCGACACCCCGGAGTGGCGGGCCGCCTGGCGACCGGCGCTCGCCGCACCTCCCTCCGCTCTGCCCGTCGCCACGGGCGACCCCGGACTGCGCGAGCAGATCGCCGACCAGCTGCGGCGCTCGCGCGGCCTCGCTGTGCACGCGGCCGACGTGGTCGTGACGAGCGGCACGGCCGACGCGGTCGCCCTGCTCGTGCGGGCGGCGAGCGGCGCGCTCGGCCGCGCGGTGCGCGTCGCCGTCGAGGACCCGGGCTACCCCGCGGTCCGCAGGCGCCTACGGGCGGAGGGGCACGAGGTCGTCGGCATCGCCGTCGCGGGCGACGGCATCGACCTCGCGGCACTCGACGCGGTGAGGGCGGACGTGGTGGTGGTCACTCCGTCGCACCAGTACCCCACGGGCGGGCGACTCGGCCTCGCCGACCGCCTCGAGCTGGTCCGCCGCTCGGCCGCCGGGCGGATGCTGGTCATCGAGGACGACTACGACAGCGAGTTCCGCTACGTCGGCGCCCCTCTGCCCGCCCTCGCCTCGCTCGACACCGCCGGGGGAGTCGCGCACGTCGGCTCGTTCTCGAAGACCGTCTCGCCGTGGCTGCGGGTCGCCTACCTGGCCCTGCCCGCCTCCTCGTGGCTGCGGCCGGCCCTCGCCGAGCTCGACGCGGAGCGCGACGCCTCCGTCTCGGGGCCGACGCAGGAGGCGCTCGCCGCGTTCATGGCCGACGGAGCGTTCCGGCGCCACCTCACCCGCTCGCGCCGCCGGTACGCGCACCGCCGCGAGCTCGTCCGCCGCTTCGCCGAGGGCATCGACTGGGGGTCGGCGAGCGGTCTCGACGGCGGCCTGCACGTCGTGCTCTCGGTGCCGCTGCCCGCGGGGGAGGTCGCGGCGGCGCTCCTCGAGGAGGGGCTGCGGGTCGCGACGCTGCACGAGTACGCCCTCTCGGGCCGGGCCGAGGAGGAGGCGCTCGTGCTGGGCTACGGCGGAGCGAGCGATCTCGAGCTGGCGGAGGCGCTCGGCGTCCTCGACCGGACGGTCCGCCGGCTCACCGGGTCGGCCGGATCGCCGGGTGTCCGTGGTATCCCTGGAGGATGA
- a CDS encoding HhH-GPD-type base excision DNA repair protein has protein sequence MTAAPALHITDDADADALLSRDPLALLIGMLLDQQVAMETAFSGPLKIEQRLDAEGASFDAESIAAFDEDAFSELCRTPPAIHRYPANMAGRVQVLCRALVDEWDGDASTIWTRDDPDGRTVLARLKALPGFGDQKARIFVALLGKQRGFDGAGWREAAGAYGEEGSFRSVADIVSPESLTKVRETKQAAKAAARASKK, from the coding sequence ATGACCGCCGCACCCGCCCTGCACATCACCGACGACGCCGACGCCGACGCGCTGCTCAGCCGCGACCCGCTCGCGCTGCTGATCGGCATGCTCCTCGACCAGCAGGTCGCCATGGAGACCGCGTTCTCCGGTCCGCTCAAGATCGAGCAGCGACTCGACGCCGAGGGCGCCTCCTTCGATGCGGAGTCGATCGCCGCGTTCGACGAGGACGCGTTCTCCGAGCTGTGCCGCACGCCGCCGGCGATCCACCGCTACCCGGCCAACATGGCCGGGCGCGTGCAGGTGCTCTGCCGCGCCCTCGTCGACGAGTGGGACGGCGACGCGTCGACGATCTGGACCCGCGACGATCCGGACGGGCGCACCGTGCTCGCGCGGCTGAAGGCCCTCCCCGGCTTCGGCGATCAGAAGGCGCGGATCTTCGTGGCTCTGCTCGGCAAGCAGCGCGGCTTCGACGGCGCGGGCTGGCGCGAGGCGGCCGGTGCGTACGGCGAGGAGGGCTCGTTCCGCTCCGTGGCCGACATCGTCTCGCCGGAGTCGCTGACGAAGGTCCGCGAGACGAAGCAGGCCGCGAAGGCCGCGGCCCGCGCTTCCAAGAAGTAG